A stretch of Cyanobacterium sp. HL-69 DNA encodes these proteins:
- the acnB gene encoding aconitate hydratase 2 AcnB, whose translation MTWLEEYHQHAEERAKQGIPPLPLTAEQTSHLCEMLQNPPEELKEELMMLLRDRIPPGVDEASYVKAGFLTAIAKGELTSPIISKQGAVSLLGTMMGGYNVQSLVSLLKSPDSDIASEAAIALSKTLLVFDAFNDVLELSETNPYAKQVIDAWAEASWFISKPKVPETITVTVFKVPGETNTDDLSPAPHATTRPDIPLHALAMLESRMPEGLETIAKLKEKGHPVAYVGDVVGTGSSRKSAINSVLWHLGDEIPFVPNKKAGGYILGGKIAPIFFNTAEDSGALPIECDVNQFNTGDVITIYPYEGKITNENGETLTTFTMKPETILDEVRAGGRIPLLIGRALTDKTRQALGLEPSTLFVRPTPPEDSGKGFTLAQKMVGKACGVEGIRPGTSCEPIMTTVGSQDTTGPMTRDELKELACLGFNADLTLQTFCHTAAYPKPVDIKTHKDLPDFFATRGGVALKPGDGIIHSWLNRMLLPDTVGTGGDSHTRFPLGISFPAGSGLVAFAAALGAMPLDMPESVLVKFTGELQPGVTLRDIVNAIPWVAMQEGKLTAGKGDKINVFNGRIMEMEGLPDLKVEQAFELTDATAERSCSGSTIKLSEETVAEYLRSNVSLLKNMIARGYQDPRTMLRRIAKMEEWLANPSLMSGDPDAEYADTIVVNLDEIKEPIVAAPNDPDNVKLMSECAGDKVDEVFIGSCMTNIGHYRAAAKILEGAGTVKGRLWICPPTRMDEQQLRNEGVYGVFAAAGARTEMPGCSLCMGNQARVEDNATVFSTSTRNFNNRMGKGARVYLGSAELAAVCALLGKIPTVEEYSAIVSEKIDPFKDDLYRYLNFNEIDGFEDEGRVIALEDMPKIEDILGMPV comes from the coding sequence ATGACTTGGTTAGAAGAATATCATCAACACGCAGAAGAAAGAGCAAAACAAGGCATTCCTCCCTTACCCCTCACCGCCGAACAAACATCGCACCTATGCGAAATGTTGCAAAATCCTCCCGAGGAATTGAAAGAAGAATTAATGATGTTACTGCGCGATCGCATCCCCCCCGGAGTTGACGAAGCATCCTATGTCAAAGCTGGATTTTTAACGGCGATCGCCAAGGGTGAATTAACCTCCCCAATCATCTCCAAACAAGGAGCCGTAAGCCTATTAGGTACTATGATGGGCGGTTATAACGTGCAATCCCTTGTTAGTTTACTTAAATCCCCTGACAGTGACATCGCCTCCGAAGCTGCGATCGCCCTTAGTAAAACCCTGTTGGTATTCGATGCCTTCAACGACGTATTAGAACTGTCAGAAACCAACCCCTACGCTAAACAAGTAATTGACGCATGGGCAGAAGCATCATGGTTTATCAGTAAACCCAAAGTACCCGAAACCATTACCGTAACAGTCTTTAAAGTGCCGGGTGAAACCAACACCGATGACTTATCCCCTGCCCCCCATGCCACCACTCGCCCAGATATTCCCCTTCATGCCTTGGCTATGCTCGAATCAAGGATGCCAGAGGGATTAGAAACCATTGCCAAACTCAAAGAAAAAGGACATCCCGTAGCCTATGTCGGTGACGTAGTCGGTACAGGTTCATCCCGTAAATCCGCCATCAACTCCGTATTGTGGCACCTAGGGGACGAAATACCCTTCGTACCCAACAAAAAAGCAGGGGGTTATATCCTTGGAGGTAAAATCGCCCCTATTTTCTTCAACACCGCCGAAGACTCTGGGGCATTGCCCATCGAATGTGACGTTAACCAATTCAACACAGGGGATGTCATCACCATTTACCCCTACGAAGGAAAAATCACCAATGAAAACGGTGAAACCCTCACCACCTTCACCATGAAGCCCGAAACCATTTTAGACGAAGTGAGAGCAGGGGGACGTATTCCCTTACTCATTGGTAGGGCTTTGACCGATAAAACCCGTCAGGCATTAGGATTAGAACCTAGTACCCTGTTTGTACGTCCTACCCCCCCCGAAGATAGTGGTAAAGGGTTCACCCTCGCGCAGAAAATGGTTGGCAAAGCCTGTGGCGTAGAAGGCATCCGCCCCGGTACCTCTTGTGAACCCATTATGACTACCGTAGGTTCTCAGGATACCACAGGCCCCATGACACGGGATGAATTAAAAGAATTGGCTTGTTTAGGCTTCAACGCAGACTTGACTTTACAAACCTTCTGCCATACCGCCGCCTACCCTAAACCCGTGGACATCAAAACTCATAAAGATTTACCAGACTTTTTCGCTACCCGTGGCGGTGTAGCTCTCAAACCGGGGGATGGCATCATTCACTCTTGGTTAAACCGTATGTTATTACCCGATACCGTGGGTACTGGGGGCGATTCTCACACCCGTTTCCCCTTGGGCATTTCTTTCCCCGCAGGTTCTGGTTTAGTCGCTTTTGCGGCGGCTTTGGGTGCTATGCCTTTGGATATGCCTGAGTCGGTATTGGTCAAGTTTACGGGAGAATTACAACCAGGTGTTACTTTAAGGGACATCGTTAATGCCATTCCTTGGGTAGCTATGCAAGAAGGTAAGTTAACCGCTGGTAAAGGGGATAAAATCAATGTCTTCAATGGTCGTATCATGGAGATGGAAGGTTTACCCGATTTGAAAGTAGAACAGGCTTTCGAGTTAACCGATGCCACCGCCGAGCGTTCTTGTTCTGGTAGTACAATTAAACTAAGTGAGGAGACTGTGGCAGAATATCTGCGCTCTAATGTTAGTTTATTAAAAAATATGATTGCCCGTGGTTATCAAGATCCACGTACTATGTTACGCCGTATTGCCAAGATGGAGGAATGGTTGGCAAATCCTTCTTTGATGTCGGGAGATCCTGATGCGGAATATGCTGATACTATCGTTGTTAATCTTGATGAAATTAAAGAGCCTATTGTAGCCGCCCCCAATGACCCTGATAATGTTAAGCTCATGAGTGAGTGCGCAGGGGATAAGGTGGATGAGGTGTTTATCGGTTCTTGTATGACCAATATAGGACATTACCGAGCAGCGGCGAAAATCCTTGAGGGTGCAGGTACTGTGAAAGGGCGTTTATGGATATGTCCTCCTACCCGTATGGATGAACAACAGTTGCGCAATGAGGGGGTTTACGGTGTGTTTGCGGCAGCTGGTGCTCGTACGGAAATGCCGGGTTGTTCTCTATGTATGGGTAATCAAGCCCGTGTGGAAGATAATGCGACGGTGTTTTCTACTTCTACTCGTAATTTTAATAATCGTATGGGTAAGGGCGCTCGGGTTTATCTCGGTAGTGCG